One stretch of Croceibacterium atlanticum DNA includes these proteins:
- a CDS encoding DUF1285 domain-containing protein, whose amino-acid sequence MPYDAPSDLASLSLLEIAEAVEQRRLPPVEQWNPAETADSHMRIAADGTWFHEGRPIARKAMVRAFASLLTRDGDGRYWLVTPQCRQSIEVEDAAFIATDMQVKDGALAFRLNIDELVLAGPDHPLRAAGTPDTPAIYLSVRRGCEARLDRSTWLQLAEHALAGEGDDPAVTSQGARFSLLPA is encoded by the coding sequence ATGCCATATGATGCCCCCTCCGACCTTGCCTCTCTCTCCCTGCTGGAGATTGCCGAAGCGGTGGAACAGCGGCGCCTGCCGCCGGTGGAGCAATGGAATCCCGCCGAAACGGCCGACAGCCATATGCGCATCGCCGCCGACGGCACATGGTTTCACGAAGGCCGCCCCATCGCGCGCAAGGCCATGGTTCGCGCCTTCGCATCGCTGCTGACGCGGGACGGGGACGGCCGATACTGGCTGGTCACGCCGCAATGCCGCCAGTCGATCGAAGTGGAAGACGCCGCCTTCATTGCCACCGACATGCAGGTGAAGGATGGCGCGCTGGCATTCCGCCTCAATATTGACGAGCTGGTGCTGGCGGGGCCGGACCATCCGCTGCGCGCGGCGGGCACCCCCGATACTCCGGCGATTTACCTGTCTGTCCGGCGCGGCTGCGAAGCGCGGCTGGATCGGTCCACCTGGCTCCAGCTGGCCGAACACGCGCTGGCCGGCGAAGGCGATGATCCGGCAGTCACCAGCCAGGGCGCCCGTTTCAGCCTGTTGCCGGCATGA
- a CDS encoding NAD(P) transhydrogenase subunit alpha has product MDFISILSIFVLACFVGYYVVWSVTPALHTPLMAVTNAISSVIIVGALIAAAAAGVPGAKWLGLAGVVLASINIFGGFAVTARMLAMYKKKERK; this is encoded by the coding sequence ATGGATTTCATCAGCATCCTGTCGATCTTCGTCCTGGCCTGCTTCGTCGGTTACTATGTCGTCTGGTCTGTCACCCCGGCACTTCACACGCCGCTGATGGCGGTGACCAATGCGATCAGTTCGGTGATTATCGTGGGCGCGCTGATCGCCGCGGCGGCTGCCGGTGTGCCGGGCGCCAAATGGCTGGGCCTTGCCGGTGTCGTGCTGGCCAGCATCAATATCTTCGGCGGATTCGCGGTCACTGCGCGCATGTTGGCGATGTACAAGAAGAAGGAGCGCAAGTGA
- a CDS encoding sigma-54-dependent transcriptional regulator: MAEPEQRLLMLIDDEPAQSRLITALAAREGWRTLVIKDSETAIATLGTRQGMQLSAIILDQWVPGDQAASLIEELKSRRPALPILMLTTSTSPLLAVEAMRAGATDYLVKPIAPDRLMQALRNATTREAPQDELTPLTEKMPAVLDFDAMVGTASPFRDALAKAAKAARGHGCVLIEGESGTGKEMLVRAMHGASPRAKTAFRMINIAGVPANSLESVLFGHEKGAFAGAFDRQVGALQNCDGGTLVIDEVDRLSLDLQDRLTECLSTHQVRPIGAKHSFKIDVRIIAASNLPLADLVTTGHFRQELLDLLAATSITLPPLRNRVGDIPALTRHFLARIGEQPGLRELGITDGALNLLAAFEWPGNVRQLQAVLFRAAVFCDGNALTTEDFPQLREIVGDMEEGQQPRHESGGVQIYTNDGNLRPLEEIEADVIRLAIGHYRGRMTEVARRLGIGRSTLYRKLSDLGIDNAA; this comes from the coding sequence ATGGCCGAGCCCGAGCAACGACTGTTGATGCTGATTGACGATGAGCCGGCACAGAGCCGGCTGATCACCGCGCTTGCCGCGCGGGAAGGCTGGCGCACGCTGGTAATCAAGGATTCGGAAACGGCGATTGCCACGCTGGGCACGCGCCAGGGCATGCAATTATCGGCCATCATTCTGGATCAATGGGTGCCGGGCGACCAGGCCGCCTCGCTGATCGAGGAACTGAAATCCCGCCGCCCGGCCCTGCCCATATTGATGCTGACCACCAGCACATCGCCGCTGCTCGCGGTGGAAGCGATGCGGGCCGGCGCAACCGATTACCTGGTCAAGCCCATCGCCCCGGACCGGCTGATGCAGGCGCTGCGCAATGCGACAACGCGCGAAGCGCCGCAGGACGAACTGACGCCGCTGACCGAAAAAATGCCCGCCGTGCTCGATTTCGATGCGATGGTGGGCACGGCCTCCCCCTTCCGCGATGCGCTGGCCAAGGCGGCCAAGGCGGCGCGCGGCCATGGTTGCGTGCTGATTGAAGGCGAAAGCGGCACGGGCAAGGAAATGCTGGTGCGCGCGATGCACGGCGCATCCCCGCGCGCCAAGACGGCATTTCGCATGATCAATATTGCCGGGGTTCCGGCCAACAGCCTGGAATCGGTCCTGTTCGGCCACGAAAAGGGTGCCTTTGCCGGTGCGTTCGATCGCCAGGTGGGCGCCTTGCAGAATTGCGACGGCGGGACGCTGGTGATTGACGAGGTGGATCGTCTTTCGCTCGACCTGCAGGACCGTCTGACAGAATGCCTGTCCACGCATCAGGTCCGCCCGATCGGCGCGAAGCACAGCTTCAAGATCGATGTCCGCATCATCGCGGCCAGCAATCTGCCGTTGGCGGATCTCGTGACGACCGGCCATTTCCGGCAGGAATTGCTGGATCTGCTGGCGGCCACTTCCATCACCCTGCCCCCGCTGCGCAACCGGGTGGGCGATATACCGGCGCTGACCCGGCATTTCCTTGCCCGGATCGGCGAACAGCCGGGCCTGCGTGAACTGGGCATTACCGACGGTGCGCTGAACCTGCTCGCCGCCTTCGAATGGCCGGGCAATGTCCGCCAGTTGCAGGCCGTGCTGTTTCGCGCTGCGGTCTTCTGCGATGGCAATGCCCTGACCACCGAGGATTTCCCGCAATTGCGCGAAATCGTGGGCGACATGGAAGAAGGCCAGCAGCCACGCCATGAAAGCGGCGGGGTGCAGATCTATACCAATGACGGCAATCTCCGCCCGCTGGAAGAGATCGAAGCCGATGTGATCCGCCTTGCCATCGGCCATTACCGGGGCCGCATGACCGAGGTTGCCCGCCGCCTGGGCATCGGCAGATCAACGCTTTACCGCAAGTTAAGTGACCTGGGTATCGACAACGCGGCCTGA
- a CDS encoding site-specific DNA-methyltransferase: MGEVLEITRPKTRAKKRLAVKLEDLPLGQILPGDCIEAMRSLPDASVDAVFADPPYNLQLGGDLNRPDGSHVDAVTDHWDQFDSFAIYDQFTRDWLTEARRVLKPDGSLWVIGSYHNIFRVGAILQDLGFWILNDIVWRKSNPMPNFRGTRFTNAHETLIWASQGEKAKYHFNYRAMKTLNDELQMRSDWVIPICAGQERLKQDDGHKAHPTQKPEALLYRVLLATTEAGDVVLDPFFGTGTTGAVAKRLGRHWIGCEREKAYRDVAMKRIDKELPLDESALKTMQSRKSAPRVAFGALVEAGFLKPGTELFDKKRRWCATVRADGSISCGKQSGSIHGVGKDLQEAPSCNGWTFWHLEHEGKIEPLDTLRQLYLLAVED; this comes from the coding sequence ATGGGCGAAGTACTCGAAATCACCAGGCCGAAGACGCGCGCGAAGAAGCGGCTGGCCGTAAAGCTGGAAGATCTGCCGCTGGGCCAGATCCTGCCCGGCGATTGCATAGAGGCGATGCGCAGCCTGCCCGATGCCAGTGTGGACGCCGTTTTCGCCGATCCGCCCTACAACCTCCAGCTCGGCGGCGATCTGAACCGGCCCGATGGCAGCCATGTGGATGCCGTCACCGATCATTGGGACCAGTTCGACAGTTTCGCCATCTATGACCAGTTCACCCGCGACTGGCTGACCGAGGCGCGGCGCGTGCTGAAGCCCGACGGGTCGCTGTGGGTCATCGGCAGTTACCACAATATCTTCCGCGTGGGCGCGATCCTGCAGGATCTGGGCTTCTGGATTCTCAACGACATCGTCTGGCGCAAGAGCAACCCGATGCCCAATTTCCGGGGCACGCGCTTCACCAATGCGCATGAAACGCTGATCTGGGCCAGCCAGGGCGAGAAGGCGAAATATCACTTCAATTACCGCGCGATGAAGACGCTGAATGACGAATTGCAGATGCGCAGCGACTGGGTGATCCCGATCTGCGCCGGGCAGGAACGGCTGAAACAGGATGATGGCCACAAGGCCCATCCGACGCAGAAGCCGGAAGCGCTGCTTTATCGCGTCTTGCTCGCCACGACCGAGGCGGGGGACGTGGTGCTGGACCCGTTCTTCGGCACGGGCACGACCGGCGCGGTGGCGAAACGCCTCGGCCGCCACTGGATCGGCTGCGAGCGGGAGAAGGCCTATCGCGATGTCGCGATGAAGCGGATCGACAAGGAACTGCCGCTGGATGAAAGCGCGCTGAAAACCATGCAGAGCCGCAAGAGTGCGCCGCGCGTGGCCTTTGGCGCGCTGGTGGAAGCGGGCTTCCTGAAACCCGGCACGGAACTGTTCGACAAGAAACGCCGGTGGTGCGCCACCGTGCGGGCCGACGGGTCCATTTCATGCGGCAAGCAGAGCGGATCGATCCACGGCGTGGGCAAGGATCTGCAGGAAGCGCCAAGCTGTAATGGCTGGACCTTCTGGCATCTCGAACATGAGGGCAAGATCGAACCGCTGGACACATTGCGGCAGCTCTATCTGCTCGCCGTGGAAGATTGA
- a CDS encoding sulfotransferase family protein → MALKVIGAGLGRTATFSLKFALEHIGFGPCYHMSEVLAGARRSLPLWLDAVADKPDWDAIFAGFHSTTDYPAAHFWHELAEHYPDAKIVLTTRDPDSWFDSVSETIFSERMNSQIHETPFGGLMRGVIFDVFGNRINDRAFMTDWFRQRNQQVVDTLPPERLLVFHPKEGWEPLCSFLGVPVPPEPFPRVNSRDELGGQSDEHGGLPADPAELEAFAREYIDQLKAGAFSSTA, encoded by the coding sequence ATGGCACTGAAGGTAATCGGCGCAGGGCTTGGCCGTACGGCGACATTCTCGCTCAAATTCGCGCTTGAACATATTGGCTTCGGCCCGTGCTACCACATGTCGGAAGTGCTGGCGGGTGCGCGGCGCAGCCTGCCGCTCTGGCTCGATGCCGTGGCGGACAAACCGGATTGGGACGCGATCTTTGCCGGTTTCCATTCCACCACGGATTATCCCGCCGCCCATTTCTGGCATGAACTGGCAGAGCATTATCCCGATGCGAAAATCGTGTTGACGACGCGCGATCCCGACAGCTGGTTCGATTCCGTCAGCGAGACGATCTTTTCCGAACGAATGAACTCACAGATCCACGAAACGCCTTTCGGCGGCCTGATGCGGGGCGTGATCTTCGACGTGTTCGGCAATAGGATAAATGACCGCGCCTTCATGACCGACTGGTTCCGGCAGCGGAACCAGCAAGTGGTGGACACGCTGCCGCCCGAACGCCTGCTGGTGTTCCATCCGAAGGAAGGCTGGGAACCGCTTTGCAGCTTCCTTGGCGTGCCGGTGCCGCCCGAACCCTTCCCCCGCGTCAACAGCCGTGACGAACTCGGCGGCCAGTCGGACGAACATGGCGGCCTGCCCGCCGATCCGGCGGAACTGGAAGCATTCGCGCGGGAATATATCGACCAGTTGAAGGCGGGGGCGTTCAGCTCAACCGCCTAA
- a CDS encoding aa3-type cytochrome c oxidase subunit IV, with protein MAANDIKSAEKTYEGFVGMVKWSTVAVALIVALVIYLIT; from the coding sequence ATGGCGGCGAATGATATCAAGTCTGCCGAGAAGACCTATGAAGGCTTTGTCGGCATGGTCAAATGGTCCACCGTGGCTGTCGCACTCATCGTTGCGCTAGTGATCTATCTGATCACCTGA
- a CDS encoding PQQ-dependent sugar dehydrogenase gives MRPTINSAIILSTALIGLASCGATQSGDSAPAAGSGQPYAVSEHGSFAEPWALAFAPGTDTLFITEKAGTMKFLDTASGTLGTVTGLPEVAYAGQGGLGDVAFLPGEDGPLAGRTIYLTWAEPGEGETRGAAMGRGTLACESETACTLEDFSVIWRQVPKVSGAGHYSHKIAFLPDGEYLFLSSGDRQKGDPAQDLGTNLGKVLRLNLDGTPAPGNPFADRGGVSAEIWSYGHRNLLGLEFDSAGRLWDLEHGPRGGDEINLVREGANYGWPVVSNGVHYNGDPIPDHPTHPEFTAPAISWNPVIAPGDFIFYSGRLWPEWKDQALATGLATMALVRISFDDQFNGTEQARYDFGKRLRDIVEGPDGTIWIAEDGPGGRLLQLRPE, from the coding sequence ATGCGACCGACCATCAATTCCGCCATCATCCTTTCCACAGCTTTGATCGGCCTTGCAAGCTGCGGCGCCACCCAGTCCGGGGATAGCGCGCCGGCGGCCGGTTCCGGCCAGCCTTATGCAGTAAGCGAACATGGCAGTTTTGCCGAGCCGTGGGCGCTGGCATTCGCCCCGGGGACCGATACGCTTTTCATCACAGAAAAAGCCGGGACGATGAAATTCCTCGACACGGCGAGCGGCACGCTGGGCACCGTCACCGGCCTGCCCGAAGTCGCCTATGCCGGACAGGGCGGACTTGGCGATGTCGCCTTCCTGCCGGGCGAGGATGGGCCATTGGCGGGCCGCACGATCTATCTGACATGGGCCGAACCGGGCGAAGGCGAAACGCGCGGCGCGGCCATGGGGCGCGGGACACTGGCCTGCGAGAGCGAAACGGCCTGCACGCTGGAAGATTTCAGCGTGATCTGGCGGCAAGTGCCCAAGGTGTCGGGCGCCGGCCATTATTCGCACAAGATCGCCTTTTTGCCCGATGGCGAATATCTGTTCCTGTCTTCGGGGGACCGGCAGAAGGGTGATCCGGCGCAGGATCTGGGCACCAATCTGGGCAAGGTATTGCGGCTCAACCTGGATGGCACGCCCGCGCCCGGCAATCCCTTCGCGGATCGCGGCGGGGTCAGCGCGGAAATCTGGAGCTATGGCCACCGCAATCTGCTCGGCCTGGAATTCGATTCCGCAGGCCGGCTGTGGGATCTGGAACATGGCCCGCGCGGCGGGGACGAGATCAATCTGGTGCGCGAAGGCGCCAATTACGGCTGGCCGGTGGTTTCCAACGGCGTCCATTACAATGGCGATCCGATCCCCGATCACCCGACCCATCCCGAATTCACCGCCCCGGCAATCAGCTGGAACCCGGTGATCGCGCCCGGAGATTTCATCTTCTACAGCGGCAGGCTGTGGCCGGAATGGAAGGATCAGGCGCTGGCCACCGGCCTTGCCACCATGGCACTGGTGCGCATCTCCTTCGACGATCAGTTCAACGGCACGGAACAGGCCCGCTATGATTTCGGCAAGCGCCTGCGCGACATTGTGGAGGGGCCGGACGGCACGATCTGGATCGCGGAAGACGGGCCCGGCGGCCGGCTGTTGCAGCTAAGGCCGGAATGA
- a CDS encoding GNAT family N-acetyltransferase gives MALALPTLIPFADVDPALVEELLDLAFGPDRHERTAYVIRGDADYLPMLSFAALDEDDYLVGTIQAFPVALTDPEGRAHPLIMVGPVAVMPGRQDQGYGRALMAAQASALDPQAPLPQMLIGDASYYGRFGFVEAPRGWTCPGPWKPERLLIRGANPAVLPAKGMLGPWKG, from the coding sequence ATGGCACTTGCGCTTCCCACGCTGATTCCCTTTGCGGATGTCGACCCCGCATTGGTCGAAGAACTGCTCGATCTCGCATTCGGGCCGGATCGGCATGAGCGGACGGCCTATGTAATCCGCGGCGATGCCGATTATTTGCCCATGCTCAGCTTCGCCGCGCTGGACGAGGATGATTACCTCGTCGGCACGATCCAGGCTTTCCCGGTCGCGCTGACCGATCCGGAAGGGCGCGCGCACCCGCTGATAATGGTCGGCCCCGTGGCTGTGATGCCCGGCAGGCAGGATCAGGGCTATGGCCGTGCGCTGATGGCGGCGCAGGCAAGCGCGCTCGACCCGCAGGCGCCGCTTCCGCAAATGCTGATCGGCGATGCCTCCTATTACGGCCGCTTCGGCTTTGTCGAGGCGCCGCGCGGCTGGACCTGCCCCGGCCCGTGGAAGCCCGAACGCCTGCTGATACGCGGCGCCAACCCTGCCGTGCTGCCGGCAAAGGGCATGTTGGGGCCTTGGAAGGGCTGA
- the folP gene encoding dihydropteroate synthase gives MPDQVYIQPLTFAPAPQMVDGDAIRLAGGMVYAREFAVMLRRDGELVQRQVVTASGILRAFENLPGDLAAAAEAQWANLRKVHEPLQLGERTIRLDQPQIMGILNVTPDSFSDGGKFLDNPEEAQGHAAAMLEAGAAIVDIGGESTRPGAAAVWEGDEIKRVVPAVEYCASMGAAISVDTRRPAVMEAALEAGAHIINDVSALRHDVRSVEFAAASGKPVILMHAPGQGDDLHADGSYRNVVLDVFDWLRLARDRAVEGGIPAERIILDPGLGFGKSMAENLLLMNALPLFHALGQPLLLGVSRKRMIGALSNEAPAHRRLGGSVALALAGMDAGCQLLRVHDVFETVQARNVWRGLRDSALTDFSAAID, from the coding sequence ATGCCTGACCAAGTCTATATCCAGCCGCTGACATTCGCCCCCGCGCCGCAAATGGTGGATGGGGATGCGATCCGCCTTGCCGGCGGCATGGTCTATGCGCGCGAATTCGCGGTCATGCTGCGGCGGGATGGCGAACTGGTGCAGCGGCAAGTGGTAACGGCTTCCGGCATCCTGCGGGCTTTTGAAAACCTGCCCGGCGATCTGGCGGCAGCGGCGGAGGCGCAATGGGCAAATCTGCGCAAGGTCCACGAACCGCTGCAACTCGGCGAACGGACGATCCGGCTGGACCAGCCGCAGATCATGGGCATTCTCAACGTCACGCCCGACAGTTTTTCCGACGGCGGCAAGTTTCTCGATAATCCGGAAGAGGCGCAGGGCCATGCCGCCGCCATGCTGGAAGCCGGCGCGGCCATTGTCGATATTGGCGGTGAAAGCACACGGCCGGGAGCGGCCGCCGTGTGGGAGGGGGACGAGATAAAGCGCGTTGTCCCTGCAGTGGAATATTGCGCTTCCATGGGCGCGGCGATCAGCGTCGATACACGCCGTCCGGCCGTGATGGAGGCGGCGCTGGAAGCAGGCGCGCATATCATCAATGACGTATCGGCGTTGCGGCACGATGTGCGCAGCGTGGAATTCGCGGCGGCCAGCGGCAAGCCGGTGATCCTGATGCATGCTCCGGGGCAGGGGGATGACCTCCATGCCGACGGCAGTTATCGCAATGTCGTGCTGGACGTGTTCGACTGGCTGCGCCTCGCGCGGGATCGGGCAGTGGAGGGTGGAATTCCGGCGGAACGGATCATCCTTGATCCCGGCCTGGGTTTCGGCAAGTCCATGGCTGAAAACCTGCTGCTGATGAATGCGTTGCCGTTGTTCCACGCGCTGGGCCAGCCATTGCTGCTGGGTGTCAGCCGCAAACGGATGATCGGCGCCCTGTCCAACGAAGCGCCGGCCCACCGGCGGCTGGGCGGTTCAGTGGCGCTGGCGCTTGCCGGGATGGATGCCGGATGCCAGCTGCTGCGCGTGCATGATGTGTTTGAAACCGTGCAGGCGCGCAATGTCTGGCGCGGCCTGCGGGACTCCGCCTTGACGGATTTTTCGGCTGCAATCGACTGA
- a CDS encoding ribonuclease HII, producing MLSGTPSREFCASLNGGLIVGVDEAGRGPLAGPVVAAAVLLCKPRPAGLDDSKKLAASRRAELERTIRRRCAFGIGVVDVEEIDRINIFQATMLAMSLAVARLCEAIAQEPGEVLVDGNLTPHGRCADWRWPARAIVGGDGREPCIGAASILAKEYRDRLMVEAAREHPHYGWERNKGYGTADHLAALRTHGPTPLHRRSFAPVAQLELF from the coding sequence ATGCTTTCCGGAACTCCCTCTCGCGAATTTTGTGCCTCGCTGAATGGCGGGCTGATTGTCGGCGTGGACGAGGCTGGCCGCGGCCCGCTCGCCGGGCCTGTTGTGGCCGCCGCCGTGCTGCTGTGCAAGCCGCGACCTGCCGGGCTGGACGATTCCAAGAAACTGGCCGCATCGCGCCGGGCAGAGCTGGAACGGACAATCCGCCGCCGCTGCGCCTTCGGGATCGGCGTGGTCGATGTGGAAGAGATCGACCGGATCAACATCTTCCAGGCGACCATGCTGGCCATGTCGCTCGCCGTTGCGCGCCTGTGCGAAGCCATTGCGCAGGAACCGGGGGAAGTGCTGGTGGACGGAAACCTGACGCCGCATGGCCGCTGCGCCGACTGGCGCTGGCCCGCCCGCGCGATCGTGGGCGGGGACGGGCGCGAACCCTGCATCGGCGCGGCCTCCATCCTCGCCAAGGAATATCGCGACCGGCTGATGGTGGAAGCCGCGCGTGAACATCCGCATTACGGCTGGGAACGCAACAAGGGCTACGGCACCGCCGACCATTTGGCGGCCCTGCGCACCCACGGCCCGACCCCGCTCCACCGCCGCAGCTTCGCGCCGGTGGCGCAACTGGAGTTGTTTTAG
- a CDS encoding NAD(P)(+) transhydrogenase (Re/Si-specific) subunit beta yields the protein MALSFLAAGAAAAEHAVNPWVALAYLVSGVLFILALRGLSSPATSRAGNRFGMIGMLIAVVTTLVTHIPTNDLFPASGLPAYDTSVLDFATIGEILAAIAIGAVIGLTIARRIAMTAMPQLVAAFHSLVGLAAVLVAAAAFLNPGAFDILGAGGDILPVSRVEMMLGAAIGAITFSGSVIAFAKLNGNMSGSPILLPGRHLINLGTLAAILILTAIYALSGDAGPGEGWIFWIVVALAFAIGFLLIIPIGGADMPVVVSMLNSYSGWAAAAMGFTLHNSAMIITGALVGSSGAILSYIMCRAMNRSFISVIAGGFGADAAAGGGEAKEQRPYKQGSAEDAAFMLKQAEKVIIIPGYGMAVAQAQHALREMSDLLKEHGVSVKYAIHPVAGRMPGHMNVLLAEANVPYDDVFELEDINSEFSQADVAFIIGANDVVNPAAKNDKSSPIYGMPVFDVDKAKTIMFIKRSMGGVGYAGVDNDVFYMDQTMMLLSDAKKMVEEINKSITD from the coding sequence ATGGCGCTGTCCTTCCTCGCTGCCGGTGCAGCAGCTGCCGAACATGCGGTGAATCCGTGGGTTGCGCTGGCCTATCTGGTCAGCGGCGTGCTGTTCATCCTCGCCCTGCGCGGCCTGTCTTCCCCGGCAACAAGCCGGGCGGGCAATCGGTTCGGCATGATCGGAATGCTGATCGCCGTGGTGACGACGCTGGTCACGCATATTCCAACGAACGATTTATTTCCGGCCTCGGGGCTACCAGCTTACGATACGTCGGTTCTCGATTTCGCGACTATAGGCGAAATCCTCGCCGCCATCGCAATCGGCGCGGTGATCGGCCTGACCATCGCCCGCCGCATCGCGATGACGGCGATGCCGCAACTGGTCGCCGCCTTCCATTCGCTTGTCGGTCTTGCCGCGGTTCTCGTCGCGGCGGCAGCTTTCCTCAATCCGGGGGCGTTCGATATTCTCGGCGCCGGGGGCGATATCCTTCCGGTCAGTCGGGTGGAAATGATGCTTGGCGCGGCGATTGGCGCGATCACATTCTCCGGCTCCGTCATCGCTTTCGCCAAGCTCAACGGCAATATGTCCGGCTCCCCGATCCTGCTGCCGGGACGCCATCTGATCAATCTGGGCACGCTGGCGGCCATCCTGATCCTGACGGCAATCTATGCGCTCTCCGGCGATGCAGGTCCGGGGGAAGGATGGATCTTCTGGATCGTGGTCGCGCTGGCCTTTGCAATTGGTTTCCTGCTGATCATCCCGATCGGCGGGGCGGACATGCCGGTTGTCGTGTCCATGCTGAATTCCTATTCCGGCTGGGCGGCAGCGGCGATGGGGTTCACGCTGCATAATTCGGCGATGATCATCACTGGCGCGCTGGTCGGTTCTTCTGGCGCCATTCTCAGCTACATCATGTGCCGCGCGATGAATCGCAGCTTCATTTCCGTGATTGCCGGCGGTTTTGGCGCCGATGCTGCGGCTGGCGGTGGGGAGGCGAAGGAACAGCGGCCCTACAAGCAGGGCAGTGCAGAAGATGCGGCCTTCATGCTGAAACAGGCGGAAAAGGTCATCATCATTCCCGGCTATGGCATGGCCGTGGCACAGGCGCAGCACGCGCTGCGCGAAATGTCCGATCTGCTCAAGGAACATGGCGTCAGCGTCAAATATGCCATCCACCCGGTCGCCGGCCGGATGCCTGGCCATATGAACGTGCTGCTGGCCGAAGCGAATGTCCCCTATGATGACGTGTTCGAGCTGGAAGATATCAATTCCGAATTCTCCCAGGCGGATGTCGCCTTCATCATCGGCGCGAATGACGTGGTCAATCCAGCCGCCAAGAATGATAAATCCAGCCCGATCTACGGGATGCCCGTGTTCGACGTGGACAAGGCAAAGACCATCATGTTCATCAAGCGCAGCATGGGCGGGGTGGGCTATGCCGGCGTCGATAATGACGTGTTCTATATGGACCAGACCATGATGTTGCTGTCCGACGCCAAGAAGATGGTCGAGGAAATCAACAAGTCGATCACGGACTAG
- a CDS encoding NAD(P) transhydrogenase subunit alpha: protein MRIAVLKERAAGERRVAATPETVRKFIGLGADLAVESGAGENAAIPDSAYADAGAQIGTAPQVVKDADIVLGIQAPDPAILQGARKGAFVAALFDPFGNADLVQAYAEGGFEALSMEFMPRITRAQSMDVLSSQSNLAGYKAVLAAADTYGRAFPMMMTAAGTVSAAKAFIMGVGVAGLQAIATARRLGAQVSATDVRSATKEQIQSLGAKPIFVENVAGIEGEGSGGYATEMSEEYQKAQAELVSSHIARQDIVITTALIPGRAAPRLISDAQIATMRPGSVIFDLAVAQGGNVEGSVPDEIVVRHGVTIMGYSNTPSHLAADASALFSRNLFNFLSAFWDKEQGRPLLDEEIGNAVRLTQDGAIVNDRLKG from the coding sequence ATGAGGATAGCGGTATTGAAAGAGCGCGCGGCGGGTGAACGCCGCGTTGCCGCGACACCGGAAACGGTCAGGAAATTCATCGGACTGGGTGCCGATCTTGCCGTGGAATCCGGGGCCGGGGAAAACGCCGCTATTCCCGATTCGGCATATGCCGATGCCGGTGCGCAGATCGGCACAGCCCCTCAAGTGGTGAAGGATGCCGACATCGTGCTCGGCATCCAGGCGCCCGATCCCGCCATTTTGCAGGGCGCCCGGAAGGGGGCCTTTGTTGCGGCGCTGTTCGATCCGTTCGGCAATGCGGACCTGGTCCAGGCATATGCCGAGGGCGGTTTTGAAGCGCTTTCGATGGAGTTCATGCCGCGCATCACCCGGGCGCAGAGCATGGATGTGTTGTCCAGCCAGTCCAACCTTGCCGGTTACAAGGCGGTCCTTGCCGCCGCGGACACTTACGGCCGCGCCTTTCCGATGATGATGACGGCGGCCGGCACAGTATCTGCCGCAAAGGCCTTCATCATGGGGGTAGGCGTCGCCGGATTGCAGGCGATTGCCACGGCGCGGCGTCTCGGCGCGCAGGTTTCTGCCACCGATGTTCGCAGCGCCACGAAGGAACAGATCCAGTCGCTGGGCGCAAAACCGATCTTCGTGGAAAATGTCGCGGGGATCGAAGGCGAAGGCAGCGGCGGCTATGCCACTGAAATGAGCGAGGAATATCAGAAGGCGCAGGCCGAACTGGTTTCCAGCCACATTGCCAGGCAGGATATCGTCATCACCACTGCGCTGATCCCGGGCCGCGCCGCGCCCCGCCTGATCAGCGATGCGCAGATTGCCACCATGCGCCCGGGCAGCGTGATCTTCGATCTCGCCGTGGCGCAGGGCGGCAATGTCGAAGGCTCCGTGCCGGATGAAATCGTGGTCAGACACGGCGTGACCATCATGGGCTATTCCAACACGCCCAGCCATCTGGCGGCAGACGCATCGGCGCTGTTTTCCCGCAACCTGTTCAATTTCCTGTCCGCCTTCTGGGACAAGGAACAGGGCAGGCCCTTGCTGGACGAGGAAATCGGCAATGCCGTGCGGCTCACACAGGACGGCGCGATCGTGAATGACCGGCTGAAGGGATAG